Proteins from a single region of Gemmatimonadota bacterium:
- the plsX gene encoding phosphate acyltransferase PlsX, with amino-acid sequence MRIVLDAMGTDRHPAVEVQGAMDAVRELPGDFRIVLVGDGARIEAELSRAGASSLSGIEVVDAPERIAPGEAPATAVRRKAHSSIVVGLALQREGKAQAFVSAGSTGAVMAASLFVLRPVAGVDRPAIATMLPTAGEPVILVDAGANVDSKPYHLLQFAHLGVVYAQDVLGRLQPRVGLLNIGEEPEKGNELAVEAHRLLRDSGLYFMGNVEGRDVIEGACDVLVADGFVGNVLLKFYESVAGFVYGLLTRELAQAHADLHLEKVFQVLDYTEYGGAPLLGVNGISIICHGGSPPRAIRNAIRVAVQAVETDMVGDIRTAMAGVSGRGGDAPRARGATGQRFLEGA; translated from the coding sequence GTGCGCATTGTGCTGGACGCCATGGGCACCGACCGCCATCCTGCGGTGGAGGTGCAGGGGGCGATGGACGCGGTGCGGGAGCTGCCGGGCGATTTCCGGATCGTCCTGGTGGGCGATGGTGCGCGGATCGAGGCCGAGCTGAGTCGGGCGGGCGCCTCGTCGCTCAGTGGCATCGAGGTGGTGGATGCACCCGAACGCATTGCCCCGGGCGAGGCGCCGGCCACGGCCGTGCGGCGCAAGGCGCATTCCTCGATTGTGGTGGGGCTGGCGCTGCAGCGGGAGGGCAAGGCGCAGGCCTTTGTGAGCGCCGGCTCGACGGGCGCGGTCATGGCGGCGTCGCTGTTCGTGCTCCGCCCCGTGGCGGGTGTGGACCGCCCGGCCATTGCCACCATGCTACCCACGGCGGGTGAACCCGTCATCCTGGTGGATGCGGGTGCCAATGTGGACAGCAAGCCGTACCATCTGCTGCAATTCGCGCATCTGGGTGTGGTCTACGCCCAGGATGTGCTGGGTCGGCTGCAGCCGCGAGTGGGGCTGCTCAATATTGGGGAGGAGCCGGAGAAGGGGAACGAGCTGGCCGTCGAGGCGCACCGGCTGCTGCGCGACAGTGGGCTCTACTTCATGGGCAATGTGGAGGGGCGTGACGTCATCGAGGGCGCGTGCGATGTGCTGGTGGCGGATGGGTTCGTGGGCAACGTGTTGCTCAAGTTCTACGAGTCCGTCGCTGGCTTCGTGTATGGCCTGTTGACCCGTGAGCTGGCTCAGGCGCATGCCGATCTGCACCTGGAGAAGGTGTTCCAGGTTCTGGACTACACCGAGTACGGCGGTGCGCCGCTCCTGGGAGTGAACGGCATCTCGATCATCTGCCACGGCGGCTCGCCGCCGCGCGCGATTCGGAACGCCATCCGGGTGGCGGTGCAGGCCGTGGAGACGGATATGGTGGGGGACATCCGCACCGCGATGGCGGGGGTTTCGGGGCGGGGTGGCGACGCGCCGCGGGCGCGTGGGGCAACAGGGCAACGCTTCCTGGAGGGCGCGTGA
- a CDS encoding ketoacyl-ACP synthase III — protein MVEVVATGRYLPDRVLTNVELEQMVDTSDAWIRERTGIRERRIAAPEVGCAEMGAEAAKLAMKRAGVEPGELDVIVVATATPDRLLPATACDLQALLGASNAAAFDVSAACSGFIYALSVAEGQLAARRGEIALVVSTEKMSSIVDWCDRATCVLFGDGAAAAVLRRSSNGRGIVSSFLRSDGTLAELLWRPAGGTRLPLNVALLDEKAHLLRMAGREVFKAAVRSMAEAADQALLRAGLTAEDIDLLIPHQANLRIIEATARYVNIPMEKVYVNVDRYGNMSSATVAVALDEALEEGRLGPGSHVLLVAFGAGFTWAAMVLRW, from the coding sequence CTGGTCGAAGTGGTCGCCACCGGGCGCTATCTGCCCGATCGGGTGCTCACTAACGTCGAGCTCGAGCAAATGGTGGACACTTCGGACGCGTGGATCCGGGAACGCACCGGCATTCGGGAGCGCAGGATCGCCGCACCCGAGGTCGGGTGCGCGGAAATGGGCGCCGAGGCCGCCAAGCTGGCCATGAAGCGGGCGGGCGTCGAGCCGGGCGAGCTGGACGTGATCGTGGTGGCCACGGCCACACCGGATCGGCTGCTGCCCGCCACGGCCTGTGATCTGCAAGCGCTGCTGGGCGCCAGCAATGCAGCGGCATTCGACGTTTCGGCCGCGTGCTCGGGTTTCATCTACGCGCTTTCGGTGGCCGAGGGCCAGCTCGCGGCCCGGCGCGGCGAGATCGCGCTGGTCGTCTCGACGGAGAAGATGAGCTCCATTGTGGACTGGTGTGACCGGGCCACTTGCGTGCTCTTCGGCGATGGCGCGGCAGCCGCCGTGCTCCGGCGCAGTTCGAACGGCCGGGGCATCGTTTCCAGCTTTCTGCGCTCGGACGGCACGCTGGCCGAGCTGCTGTGGCGGCCGGCGGGCGGGACCAGGCTGCCCCTGAACGTCGCGCTCCTGGACGAGAAGGCGCACCTCCTCAGGATGGCCGGGCGCGAGGTCTTCAAGGCGGCCGTGCGCTCGATGGCGGAGGCGGCGGACCAGGCGCTGCTGCGCGCCGGGCTGACGGCCGAGGATATTGATTTGCTGATCCCGCACCAGGCCAACCTGCGCATCATCGAGGCGACCGCCCGCTACGTCAATATTCCCATGGAGAAGGTGTATGTGAATGTGGACCGCTACGGGAACATGAGCTCCGCTACCGTGGCGGTGGCGCTGGACGAGGCTCTCGAGGAAGGGCGGCTGGGGCCGGGCTCCCACGTGCTGCTGGTTGCGTTCGGCGCGGGCTTCACCTGGGCCGCCATGGTCTTGCGTTGGTAG
- a CDS encoding ACP S-malonyltransferase gives MLFPGQGSQFVGMGRDLAARFPEAREVFREADDALGVTLSRTAWQGPEEELTATYNAQPAILTHSLAVYRLVAERLGGVR, from the coding sequence TTGCTGTTCCCCGGCCAGGGCTCACAGTTCGTGGGGATGGGGCGGGACCTGGCTGCGCGGTTCCCCGAAGCGCGAGAGGTCTTCCGGGAAGCGGACGACGCGCTGGGTGTGACGCTCTCGCGCACCGCCTGGCAGGGCCCGGAGGAGGAGCTGACGGCTACCTACAATGCCCAGCCTGCGATCCTCACGCATTCCCTGGCCGTGTACCGGTTGGTAGCAGAGCGATTGGGCGGGGTCAGGT